The following proteins are co-located in the Marinomonas profundi genome:
- a CDS encoding DEAD/DEAH box helicase — protein sequence MENQTQEAQAETTAKPKRTRRPNKRPRNNDDSPVSAQADTPTSNDSNETKPAGNTNAKIWSIDDFPVAEVEGKLRFHDLNLPDRVIKSIAEMGFEYCSEIQAETLPMTLLGYDIIGQAQTGTGKTAAFLIAMISDFLDYPLEEKRANNFARGLIIAPTRELAIQIADEAIKLTSNCHLNVVTLVGGLSYEKQKIALETENVDILVATPGRLLDFARSRKVQLGKVECLVLDEADRMLSMGFIPDVKSIIRMTPHKELRQTMLFSATFPKDIQALAQQWTYCPKEVSVVPKEATNQNIDQVIYTVEADQKWPVLKQLINENGGQRTIIFANRRDETRDLYERLRKANINCAILSGEVAQDKRVKTLNNFKEGIIQVLVATDVAGRGIHVDNVELVVNYSLPEDPEDYVHRIGRTGRGGEMGKSVSFASEDDAFMIPEIERVVGESIRCEYMVDTSR from the coding sequence ATGGAAAACCAAACTCAAGAAGCACAAGCAGAAACCACCGCAAAACCTAAGCGTACTCGTCGCCCTAATAAGCGCCCAAGAAATAATGATGACAGCCCAGTAAGTGCCCAAGCGGATACGCCAACCAGCAATGATAGCAATGAGACAAAGCCTGCTGGGAATACAAACGCTAAAATTTGGTCTATAGACGATTTTCCGGTTGCTGAAGTAGAAGGTAAGTTGCGTTTTCATGATTTAAACCTTCCTGATCGAGTGATCAAGTCCATTGCTGAAATGGGATTTGAATACTGTAGTGAAATTCAAGCTGAAACCTTGCCGATGACCTTGCTTGGTTATGACATTATTGGACAAGCACAGACGGGCACGGGAAAAACCGCGGCTTTTTTGATCGCGATGATCAGTGATTTTCTGGATTACCCTCTTGAAGAAAAGCGCGCGAACAATTTTGCGCGTGGTTTGATTATCGCCCCGACTCGTGAATTGGCAATACAGATTGCTGATGAAGCGATTAAGCTTACTTCAAACTGCCATTTGAATGTGGTTACTTTGGTCGGTGGTTTAAGTTATGAAAAACAAAAAATCGCTTTAGAAACCGAAAATGTGGATATTTTGGTGGCAACACCAGGGCGTTTGTTGGACTTTGCTCGCAGTCGCAAGGTGCAATTGGGTAAAGTAGAGTGTTTGGTGCTGGATGAGGCCGATCGCATGCTGTCAATGGGGTTTATTCCGGATGTGAAAAGTATTATCCGCATGACGCCGCACAAAGAACTAAGACAAACCATGTTGTTTAGCGCGACTTTCCCAAAAGATATTCAAGCGCTTGCACAGCAGTGGACCTATTGCCCTAAAGAAGTGTCTGTGGTGCCAAAAGAAGCGACCAATCAGAACATTGATCAGGTGATTTATACCGTTGAAGCCGATCAGAAATGGCCGGTATTAAAACAGTTGATTAATGAAAATGGTGGTCAACGCACAATTATTTTTGCTAACCGCCGTGATGAAACGCGTGATTTGTATGAGCGTTTGCGTAAGGCGAATATTAATTGTGCAATTTTGTCGGGTGAAGTGGCGCAAGATAAGCGAGTGAAAACCTTGAATAATTTTAAAGAAGGCATTATTCAAGTGTTGGTTGCAACCGATGTGGCAGGGCGTGGTATTCACGTCGATAATGTAGAGTTAGTTGTCAATTATTCATTACCAGAAGACCCTGAGGATTATGTGCATCGCATTGGTCGTACGGGTCGTGGCGGCGAAATGGGTAAATCAGTCAGTTTCGCCAGCGAAGACGATGCCTTTATGATCCCAGAAATTGAACGAGTCGTCGGCGAAAGTATTCGCTGTGAATATATGGTTGATACGTCTCGATAA